The DNA window CTTTTTACTGGTTCATAATTTTGAACCCACCCGGTGGCCGGCAGGCGATCCAGATTTCGAATCAATTCACCAGGGTATTTTTGGCGACATAGACGCCGGGCCTGCAAAAGACTTCGTGCTCTCTCTGGCGGATGATCCGAAGTTATCACGCTTCTTCAAAATGGCAACAGCACGCCGGCCGGCCTTTGAGTTGTTTGACTTAAAGCTGGATCGCGAGCAAATCCTGAGTGTAGCAGACGACCCGGTATATCTCCTGACGCTCGACAGCCTGAATACACAGCTTGAATCTTATCTGAGAGACGCAGGTGACCCACGGGTTTTTGGAAAATCACCCTGGGATCAGAATATTTATTATTTCGATGATCTACCTGAAACCATGCCCGCAGGCGACCCTGATCGCTGGAACCTCGATTAACCAGTCCGGCATGCATCAAAGCCATGCGTTCAGATTGTAAAACAACGCAGCACAGCGCGACTTTGAAATCGTTTGTTTGATGTGGATACGCTGCTATCGCATTTCCCAATATTACGTATACACACGCTCGAGCTTGTCCTACTATTAAAGCACCTGTCACACCCGATTGGCTACAACATGAATTGTGCTTTATTCAAATTTCGAATGATAGGTTTGCTGGTGCTGGTTTTGCTCGTGCCTGAAGCCCATGCACAACAATCAAACAGATTTCTGCATTGGAGTTACCGAGATGTTGGTCGGGTTGCCCGGCAGGTCCTCCCTCAGGCGCCTGTTTATGCCATTCTAGGGACGGCTGCGCTTGTGACTACCATGAACCTGGATGAACCCTTCCAAGATGAAGTGCGGGAAACGTATACCAACACGCCCTTCCTGCAATCCTATTTTAATGTAACCAATGAGTTGGGTGGGCCGCTTATGCTCTTCCCGGCAACGGGGCTGTTTACTGTTTCATTACTCACAGAAAACACCCGTTTTCAGGATGCTGCTTTTACCTCGCTTCAAAGCTGGGTGTACGCCGGCAGCATGACGTTCGGGCTTAAA is part of the Bacteroidota bacterium genome and encodes:
- a CDS encoding phosphatase PAP2 family protein — its product is MNCALFKFRMIGLLVLVLLVPEAHAQQSNRFLHWSYRDVGRVARQVLPQAPVYAILGTAALVTTMNLDEPFQDEVRETYTNTPFLQSYFNVTNELGGPLMLFPATGLFTVSLLTENTRFQDAAFTSLQSWVYAGSMTFGLKRAFGRMRPEEGMGASIFRPLSRHTSFPSGHTTAVFALITPWVLYYPNPVTYGLFALGTSTAIARMALNKHWPTDVLAGAAIGFFTGRFLARMHLRESVGSAINLTRLRMQTHIAPNGFVLALNW